From Hippea alviniae EP5-r, the proteins below share one genomic window:
- the ade gene encoding adenine deaminase: protein MEIAINNAIIPDFNSLSFKKLNIGIEDGIIEEISQTPIKAKKVIDASGFYLSVGFIDCHCHIESTHLTPSQFAKAVKKHGTLHVVADDHEIANVFGRKGLEFFINDARNSQINIRFAVPSCVPATEFATNGGKLDLEDIEYFLNFDEVVSLGELMNVPAVVNRDEKFMKMIEIAKAKGKRINGHAPHLNYETLKAYKSAGAEDDHESYDYDELKEKIELGFFVFLREGSAEHSTDRAYKIIEEYPDRVAFCTDDKSINDILSKGHIDYNLKKAIKNGIDPILALKTASFNGLKYYGLDEFDSIEVGKRAFLVLLNQEFEVIETFTPSTKETAQEESEEFRKSIIVSMPVILPEIENKKIAISIKDGSLITEKINIENVKGEFDLENDLLKLVVIERYGHNNKAACFVKGFNIKNGALATSLAHDCHNIVAVGSSNENIKKAVEIIIQMQGGQVVIKDGKLEAKLSLPIGGIVSDKEPEEIAKDVDNLRKKAKSIGCSLTDPFGMLSFMALEVIPHIKLTDKGLFDVDNFSYIRRSNE, encoded by the coding sequence ATGGAGATAGCAATAAATAATGCTATAATTCCAGATTTTAACAGTCTGAGCTTTAAAAAGCTCAATATAGGTATAGAAGATGGCATAATTGAAGAGATTAGTCAAACACCAATAAAAGCCAAAAAAGTGATTGATGCATCGGGTTTTTATCTTTCGGTAGGTTTTATCGACTGCCACTGTCATATAGAGAGCACGCATCTCACACCTTCACAGTTTGCAAAGGCAGTCAAGAAACATGGCACACTTCATGTTGTTGCAGATGACCACGAGATAGCCAATGTCTTTGGCAGAAAAGGGCTTGAGTTTTTTATAAACGATGCAAGAAACTCCCAAATAAACATACGCTTTGCCGTTCCATCCTGCGTGCCTGCCACAGAGTTTGCAACAAACGGCGGCAAACTTGACCTTGAAGATATTGAGTATTTCTTAAATTTCGACGAAGTTGTATCACTCGGCGAGTTGATGAATGTGCCAGCCGTTGTAAATAGAGACGAAAAATTTATGAAAATGATAGAGATAGCAAAAGCAAAAGGCAAAAGGATAAACGGCCATGCACCGCATCTGAATTATGAAACGCTTAAAGCTTACAAGAGCGCTGGTGCAGAAGATGATCATGAAAGCTATGATTACGATGAACTAAAAGAGAAGATTGAATTGGGTTTCTTTGTGTTCTTAAGAGAAGGCAGTGCAGAGCATTCAACAGATAGAGCCTACAAGATAATAGAAGAGTATCCCGATAGAGTTGCATTCTGCACTGACGATAAGTCCATTAACGACATACTCTCAAAAGGACATATAGATTACAATCTAAAAAAAGCTATAAAAAACGGCATAGACCCAATTCTGGCTTTAAAAACAGCATCATTCAACGGTTTAAAGTATTATGGATTAGATGAGTTTGATTCTATTGAAGTAGGCAAAAGGGCTTTTCTTGTTCTTTTAAATCAAGAGTTTGAAGTAATAGAAACATTTACACCAAGTACTAAAGAAACTGCTCAAGAAGAAAGTGAAGAGTTTAGAAAATCTATCATCGTGAGCATGCCTGTAATCTTGCCAGAGATAGAAAATAAAAAGATAGCAATAAGCATAAAAGATGGCTCTCTGATAACAGAAAAAATAAATATCGAAAATGTTAAAGGTGAGTTTGATTTAGAAAACGATTTACTGAAGCTTGTCGTTATTGAAAGATACGGACACAACAACAAAGCTGCGTGTTTTGTTAAGGGTTTTAACATAAAAAATGGTGCACTTGCAACATCACTTGCACACGATTGCCACAACATAGTAGCCGTTGGTTCAAGCAACGAAAACATAAAGAAAGCCGTTGAGATAATCATACAGATGCAAGGTGGCCAAGTCGTTATAAAAGATGGCAAGTTAGAAGCAAAACTGAGCTTGCCTATAGGTGGCATAGTCTCAGATAAAGAGCCCGAAGAGATAGCAAAAGATGTTGACAATTTAAGAAAAAAGGCAAAATCTATAGGCTGCAGCCTAACAGATCCATTTGGAATGCTATCGTTTATGGCATTAGAAGTGATACCACACATAAAACTAACAGACAAAGGCCTGTTTGATGTTGACAATTTCTCGTATATAAGGCGAAGCAATGAATAA
- a CDS encoding tRNA (adenine-N1)-methyltransferase, with protein MNKPEAKDIVMLFDRQTNKKHIFRIEDLTKAYSTSKGQIEKEDLLNTEYGDVIKTHLGYEYILLPATLYDFIMKKLNRLTQIVYPKDASYIALRLDVKPGDTVIESGIGSGAMSAVFLSILGKTGKLISYEVREEFIKNALKNLRKFNLDANIEVKNRDIAEGFDEKEVDAIFIDVKEPWLYLEKAIQSLKNGRMLGVLVPTVNQVSMVLEEMEKLPLIDIDVSEILHRFWKTNHQRLRPLDIMSAHTAFLIFARKISEKIS; from the coding sequence ATGAATAAACCAGAAGCAAAAGATATAGTTATGCTGTTTGATAGGCAGACAAACAAAAAGCACATATTCAGGATTGAAGATTTAACCAAAGCATACAGCACATCAAAAGGACAGATAGAAAAAGAAGATTTACTAAATACTGAATATGGAGATGTAATAAAGACGCATTTGGGATATGAGTATATACTCCTGCCTGCAACACTTTATGACTTCATAATGAAAAAGCTCAATAGACTTACCCAAATCGTATATCCGAAGGATGCATCATACATTGCCCTGCGTTTGGATGTAAAACCGGGTGATACTGTGATTGAATCAGGCATCGGAAGTGGTGCGATGAGTGCTGTTTTTTTAAGCATCCTTGGTAAAACAGGAAAATTGATAAGCTATGAAGTAAGGGAAGAGTTTATTAAAAACGCATTAAAAAACTTGCGTAAGTTCAACCTTGATGCAAATATTGAAGTAAAAAACAGAGACATTGCAGAAGGGTTTGACGAAAAGGAAGTTGATGCTATATTTATTGATGTAAAGGAACCGTGGCTATACTTAGAAAAAGCCATCCAATCGTTAAAAAATGGTAGAATGTTGGGTGTGCTTGTGCCAACGGTAAATCAGGTGTCTATGGTTTTAGAAGAGATGGAGAAACTGCCGCTTATAGATATCGATGTAAGCGAAATCTTGCATAGATTCTGGAAAACAAACCATCAAAGATTAAGGCCACTTGATATAATGTCTGCACACACAGCTTTTCTCATATTTGCAAGAAAGATAAGTGAAAAGATTTCATAA
- a CDS encoding cache domain-containing protein, giving the protein MKNKIKLKRLSSLFIFLSAIVIALVISVVWGFFFTRTVSNDISIFNKHVHIKREIQLERSQIRNIVDMINSERERAYKQLKETLKERDYRAWYIAYNIYKKYHGILSDDQIKERILDALRYQVFDRGKGYYFITSLNGVEILSPEKKLIGKNLLKNKKYAKFIQQEIEIVRKFKEGFVYGKFLLKGRVNKRIAYVKEFKPFNWYIGCGRFITTFEKDTKKFILKEISYAFSSFSNPSVFIIKINQTQQCPVKMIFYSPKISLPKNQRCLTTIKTKITYPDGTPCIADCLSKLTKTGTLTTELIWPFHENKLKKRRIVYLYYYKPFNWVIGSCAPKNFEAVFPNFKNILKENINKYTKNLFILSLILSILLAAVIWSLVFIQIIHKPVSQDISKIVKFFKEYKEGSRIELKNMEIEEIENIARNVNELFEQLENKNREIEKLLNRFESLAENMPSCLSIFERNENGEFVLTFANHVLLSCPAMKKQQIEGKRIDEIFKNIQNIKETIEIAFNYNRTVELTTKCPYMNKTVRLTMYKLDDRSVVCIFRDITDTVDTFKQREKIRKTFETFLDKIKTGIIVLDKKAHIRYVNIFAKKLLGVEDKSSLKLEELNLSDGIKYKFLKIIHGKETCESCEINITTVDGKSRWFEVYTAPLSMDKEPLVIISFNDITQKHIKNKQLEYLSFHDSLTGLYNRRYFEEELKRLFNKRNYPLTLMLFDLNGLKIANDILGHEIGDKLILKIAEILSTTSRGNDVVARIGGDEFAILMPNTDEEGATVLAARIFEKIRENNKKEKLRISASWGFAVQHGEFDDPDDLFKEADKSMYINKYSTNRKNELKEIIKWALSLKREKIKVLKETEIDEEYFLNR; this is encoded by the coding sequence ATGAAAAACAAGATAAAACTTAAACGCTTATCGTCCCTTTTTATATTTTTAAGTGCTATAGTAATTGCTTTAGTAATATCCGTCGTTTGGGGTTTCTTTTTTACAAGAACTGTAAGTAATGATATATCAATCTTTAATAAACATGTTCACATAAAAAGGGAAATTCAACTCGAAAGAAGCCAAATAAGAAACATCGTAGATATGATAAATTCTGAACGAGAAAGAGCATACAAACAGCTCAAGGAAACTTTAAAAGAGCGTGATTACAGGGCTTGGTATATAGCCTACAATATTTATAAGAAATATCACGGCATACTATCAGATGACCAAATAAAAGAGAGAATATTGGATGCTTTAAGATATCAAGTATTTGATAGAGGAAAAGGATACTATTTCATAACTTCCCTTAATGGCGTTGAAATTCTAAGTCCAGAAAAAAAACTGATAGGCAAAAATCTCTTAAAAAACAAAAAATACGCAAAATTTATCCAGCAAGAAATAGAAATTGTTAGAAAGTTTAAAGAAGGCTTTGTATACGGTAAATTTTTATTAAAAGGCAGAGTAAACAAAAGGATAGCTTACGTAAAAGAATTTAAACCATTTAATTGGTATATAGGTTGTGGAAGATTTATAACGACTTTTGAAAAAGATACAAAGAAATTCATTTTAAAGGAAATATCATACGCATTTTCATCATTCTCAAATCCATCTGTCTTTATAATAAAAATAAATCAAACACAGCAATGCCCAGTAAAAATGATTTTTTATTCTCCTAAAATTTCATTACCAAAAAACCAAAGATGTCTTACAACTATAAAGACAAAAATTACCTACCCAGACGGAACACCCTGCATAGCAGATTGCCTGAGCAAACTAACCAAAACGGGAACACTAACAACTGAATTAATTTGGCCATTTCATGAAAATAAACTAAAAAAAAGAAGAATTGTTTATCTTTACTATTACAAACCATTTAATTGGGTGATAGGTTCTTGCGCTCCTAAAAATTTTGAAGCTGTGTTTCCTAATTTTAAAAACATTTTAAAAGAAAATATAAACAAATACACAAAAAATCTCTTTATTCTCTCTCTAATTTTATCTATCTTACTTGCTGCTGTTATATGGTCATTGGTATTTATCCAGATAATACATAAACCTGTAAGTCAAGATATATCAAAGATTGTAAAATTTTTCAAAGAATACAAAGAAGGTTCAAGAATAGAACTTAAAAACATGGAAATAGAAGAAATAGAAAATATAGCAAGAAATGTAAACGAACTATTTGAGCAACTTGAAAACAAAAACAGAGAAATAGAAAAACTCCTAAACAGATTTGAATCATTGGCAGAAAATATGCCAAGCTGTTTAAGTATATTCGAACGCAACGAAAATGGAGAATTTGTTCTTACCTTTGCAAACCATGTTTTGCTCAGTTGCCCAGCAATGAAAAAACAACAAATAGAAGGAAAAAGAATAGACGAGATATTTAAAAACATACAAAACATTAAAGAAACAATAGAAATTGCTTTCAACTACAATCGCACAGTTGAACTAACAACAAAATGCCCTTATATGAACAAAACAGTGAGATTAACCATGTATAAGTTAGACGACAGAAGCGTTGTTTGCATATTTAGAGATATAACTGACACAGTAGATACATTTAAACAAAGGGAAAAAATAAGGAAAACATTTGAAACATTTTTAGATAAAATAAAAACGGGCATAATTGTTTTAGACAAAAAAGCACACATTCGATACGTCAATATATTTGCAAAAAAACTATTGGGTGTTGAAGATAAATCCAGTCTCAAATTAGAAGAGTTAAATCTCTCGGACGGTATAAAATACAAATTTTTAAAGATTATTCACGGAAAAGAAACTTGCGAAAGTTGTGAAATAAATATAACCACTGTAGACGGAAAAAGTAGATGGTTTGAAGTCTATACTGCTCCACTAAGTATGGACAAAGAACCATTAGTAATAATTTCTTTCAATGACATAACGCAAAAACACATAAAAAACAAACAACTCGAGTATCTAAGTTTCCACGATAGTTTAACAGGTCTATACAACAGAAGATATTTCGAAGAAGAACTAAAACGATTGTTTAACAAAAGAAATTATCCACTTACACTCATGCTGTTCGACCTAAACGGTTTAAAAATAGCAAATGATATACTCGGACATGAAATAGGCGATAAACTCATTCTAAAAATAGCCGAAATACTTTCAACCACATCTCGTGGAAACGATGTTGTAGCAAGAATTGGAGGAGATGAGTTTGCTATCTTAATGCCAAACACTGACGAAGAAGGGGCAACAGTTCTGGCAGCAAGAATATTCGAGAAAATTAGAGAGAATAACAAAAAAGAGAAATTAAGAATTAGCGCATCATGGGGATTCGCAGTTCAACACGGAGAATTCGACGACCCAGATGATTTATTCAAAGAAGCCGATAAAAGCATGTACATAAACAAATATTCAACAAATAGAAAGAATGAGCTAAAAGAAATAATAAAATGGGCATTATCGCTAAAAAGAGAGAAAATAAAAGTACTTAAAGAAACGGAAATTGACGAAGAATATTTTCTAAACAGATAA
- the cbiM gene encoding cobalt transporter CbiM: MHIPDGYLSPQTCAVMYAVSIPTLIIAAKKVSRRLDSKTIPLLGILSAFSFIIMMFNVPVPGGTTAHAIGGTLIAITLGPWEAVLGVSGALLIQAIFFGDGGILAYGANVFNMAIALPFSGYITYKLLSKKMKNKWLAAAIASYVGINVAALLDSIELGIQPLLYHTANGTPLYCPYSLSQSVPAMMIAHLTIAGFAEAIFTGAVFAFLQKNLSYIWEEKNDNNVAL, translated from the coding sequence ATGCACATTCCTGATGGATACCTAAGCCCGCAGACATGTGCAGTTATGTACGCAGTTTCTATACCCACACTCATAATTGCAGCAAAAAAGGTTTCAAGAAGATTAGACTCAAAAACAATTCCACTCCTTGGAATTTTAAGCGCATTTTCATTCATTATAATGATGTTCAATGTTCCCGTTCCCGGTGGAACGACTGCCCACGCTATAGGTGGAACCCTGATAGCAATAACGCTTGGACCTTGGGAAGCTGTTCTCGGAGTTTCAGGTGCATTACTGATACAAGCTATATTTTTCGGAGACGGTGGAATATTAGCCTATGGTGCAAACGTGTTTAATATGGCTATAGCTCTACCTTTTAGTGGATATATAACTTATAAACTCCTATCAAAAAAGATGAAAAACAAATGGCTCGCAGCAGCAATAGCAAGTTATGTAGGAATAAATGTTGCTGCACTCCTTGATTCAATCGAGCTTGGAATCCAACCTTTACTTTACCATACAGCAAATGGAACTCCATTATACTGTCCATATTCTTTATCCCAATCCGTACCAGCAATGATGATAGCCCATCTTACTATAGCTGGTTTTGCAGAAGCCATATTCACAGGCGCAGTATTCGCATTTTTGCAAAAAAATCTCTCTTATATATGGGAGGAAAAAAATGACAACAATGTCGCTTTATAA
- a CDS encoding PDGLE domain-containing protein, whose amino-acid sequence MTTMSLYKKLLILLGVLAILSPLGLIASGDAWGEWSKEELAKMLGYIPYGLKRFADFWSAPFSDYTIKGTNDTIGYIASAIIGSLLVMLLMYVVGKILAKNK is encoded by the coding sequence ATGACAACAATGTCGCTTTATAAAAAGCTTTTAATACTACTTGGAGTGTTAGCCATACTAAGCCCTTTGGGTCTTATAGCATCTGGTGACGCCTGGGGAGAGTGGTCAAAAGAAGAACTTGCCAAGATGTTAGGTTATATACCTTATGGATTAAAAAGATTTGCAGATTTCTGGTCTGCTCCTTTCTCAGATTACACAATAAAAGGCACAAACGATACAATAGGATACATAGCATCCGCCATTATAGGTTCTCTATTGGTTATGCTTCTTATGTATGTAGTGGGCAAAATATTAGCAAAAAATAAATGA
- the cbiQ gene encoding cobalt ECF transporter T component CbiQ, with the protein MKATQRTLFELSEATEKIIFETEFLLKDGFLQRVEPKIKLIGTVVILISISLVKSLLLLAAFLFLSISVSYASKIPLPLFLKRFLFIPLFSAIIAIPSIFSFVTPGDVLIHILGLNITKQGLETALMLTLRVSASVGITILLTLTTKWTKLIAALRSLAVSWNAILTLLIGYRYIFNLVKMVESNYFAKLSREIKPSLKDEYRFLGNKTGAFMQKSIQLSDNIYMAFLSRGYTNKTSELFKEKTSIKKEDIIWILISVFSFALVILWNMYLP; encoded by the coding sequence ATGAAAGCAACCCAAAGAACGCTATTCGAACTCTCAGAAGCTACAGAAAAAATAATATTTGAAACCGAGTTTTTACTAAAAGACGGATTTCTCCAAAGAGTTGAACCCAAAATCAAACTGATAGGAACAGTAGTAATTCTAATATCAATATCTTTAGTGAAATCGTTATTGCTTCTTGCAGCTTTTCTGTTTTTATCTATAAGCGTCTCATACGCATCCAAAATACCATTACCCTTATTTTTAAAAAGGTTTTTATTTATACCTTTGTTTAGCGCAATAATAGCTATTCCTTCCATATTTAGCTTTGTAACACCCGGAGATGTGCTTATCCACATATTGGGATTAAATATAACAAAACAGGGCTTAGAGACAGCATTAATGCTCACACTAAGAGTATCAGCATCTGTAGGAATAACAATTCTTTTAACTCTAACAACAAAGTGGACAAAGCTCATTGCAGCTCTAAGAAGCCTTGCCGTTTCATGGAATGCTATTCTAACTCTACTCATAGGATACAGATACATCTTCAATCTTGTAAAAATGGTCGAAAGTAATTACTTTGCAAAACTAAGCAGAGAAATAAAACCATCCCTGAAAGACGAATACAGATTTTTAGGAAACAAAACAGGAGCATTCATGCAAAAATCTATTCAACTGAGCGATAACATATATATGGCATTTCTATCCAGAGGATACACAAACAAAACCAGTGAATTATTCAAAGAAAAAACATCCATAAAAAAAGAGGACATAATCTGGATATTGATTTCTGTTTTCTCCTTTGCTTTGGTCATTTTATGGAATATGTATTTACCTTAA
- a CDS encoding energy-coupling factor ABC transporter ATP-binding protein, which produces MEYVFTLKKVSYLYNNRFLALEDINLNIEESKCTILLGANGSGKSTLLKIIDALILPSKGEAYAFNKKLTDKLIKSERFNEFFRKKVGFVFQDPDTQLFLPTVKDELAFAPLQLGYSNDKIEKTINRAAEDIGIKHLLDNFPFNLSEGEKKKVAIASIYTLNPDVWILDEPIFSLDPKTQWWVIDFIKQLKEKSKTIIIATHNIKLAKLLADKCIILSPEHRIAEISDASILDNKDILIKNNLIHPMGIL; this is translated from the coding sequence ATGGAATATGTATTTACCTTAAAAAAAGTAAGCTATTTATACAACAATCGCTTTTTGGCTTTAGAAGATATAAATCTAAACATAGAAGAATCAAAATGCACTATACTACTTGGAGCTAACGGTTCAGGCAAGTCAACACTTTTAAAGATAATTGACGCCCTAATACTTCCTTCGAAAGGAGAAGCGTACGCCTTCAATAAGAAACTAACCGATAAACTAATAAAGAGTGAAAGATTTAACGAATTTTTCAGAAAAAAGGTGGGCTTTGTATTTCAAGACCCAGATACACAACTTTTTCTTCCAACCGTAAAAGATGAACTCGCCTTTGCACCACTTCAGCTCGGCTACTCTAATGACAAGATAGAAAAAACAATAAATAGAGCGGCAGAAGATATAGGTATAAAACATCTGCTCGATAATTTCCCATTTAACCTAAGCGAAGGAGAAAAGAAAAAGGTAGCAATAGCTTCAATATACACACTTAACCCTGATGTATGGATTTTAGACGAACCAATCTTCTCGCTCGACCCAAAAACCCAATGGTGGGTGATTGATTTCATAAAACAGTTAAAAGAGAAAAGTAAAACCATTATAATAGCCACACACAACATAAAACTTGCAAAACTTTTAGCAGATAAATGCATAATCCTAAGTCCAGAGCATAGAATAGCCGAAATATCCGACGCATCAATATTGGACAATAAAGATATTCTCATAAAAAACAATTTAATACACCCTATGGGCATTTTATGA
- the hypF gene encoding carbamoyltransferase HypF has protein sequence MRAFKILIIGTVQSVGFRPSMYRAFREFYGWVKNSSKGVEIYLEANLTKREIEKLIIDNSPVNASIDSIEIKQAEIKKKAFDRFFIRESTGSEGAAFVPPDLGICNECAMELLDKNNRRFLHPFINCTNCGPRFSIITATPYDREKTTMRHFKMCDECKKEFSNPLDRRFHAQPIACNSCGPEYFLIRDKKIISKNIQAIKRTCTELKNGAVILLKGIGGYHLICDALNKDAIKKLKSIKFRENKPFAVIVKNIETVEKHCFVSEKEKKLLKSQVKPIALLKKKESNFLKDATLNSPYLGVMLPYAPIHILLFYFSNIEFLVATSANLTDKPLIYEDKDALNFKRADYILTNNRRIVRPIEDSIVMVNSNKTLIFRLARGYAPVYLNLKTKPNILAVGADLKNNIAISLQDKIILSQYIGNLEEFENYERFKKNVKDFVNFFNFKPDIVASDKHPDYLSSNYADENFKNVIKIQHHKAHFASVLFENKTEEPAIGVILDGTGFGDDGYIWGGEFFIKDKKIERVGHISYMPFAFGDKAIKEPYRLAMLLLFNLFGEKAFEHRLFDKHKEFAKFIKLAKPTKTSSAGRLFDIVSALIGISETSSYEAEAAINLTYAAMQSDTEERFDYNIKNFEIDFLQTIRQIAFEKRPKPELAKMFHNTFCNAVVQNTLNIAKQTGIKTIALSGGVFQNELVFRTVYNELQKASLKVITNTKVPVNDGGIALGQIYMINRYVNE, from the coding sequence ATGAGAGCCTTTAAAATTCTCATCATTGGCACGGTTCAATCCGTTGGCTTTAGACCATCTATGTATCGAGCCTTTAGGGAGTTTTATGGATGGGTAAAAAACTCATCAAAAGGCGTTGAAATCTATCTTGAAGCTAATTTAACAAAAAGAGAAATTGAAAAGCTCATAATAGACAACTCTCCTGTTAACGCTTCTATAGACTCAATAGAGATAAAGCAGGCAGAGATAAAAAAGAAAGCGTTCGATAGGTTTTTTATAAGGGAGTCAACTGGGAGTGAAGGTGCGGCATTTGTTCCGCCAGATTTGGGGATATGTAATGAGTGTGCTATGGAACTGCTTGATAAAAACAACAGAAGATTTTTACACCCATTCATAAATTGCACAAACTGTGGCCCACGATTTTCAATCATAACTGCGACACCATACGACAGAGAAAAAACAACAATGAGACATTTTAAGATGTGTGATGAGTGTAAGAAAGAGTTTTCAAACCCTTTAGATAGAAGATTCCATGCTCAACCTATAGCTTGCAACAGCTGCGGGCCTGAGTATTTTCTAATTAGAGATAAAAAAATTATATCAAAAAACATACAAGCCATAAAGAGAACCTGCACAGAGCTCAAAAACGGTGCTGTTATTCTACTTAAAGGCATAGGCGGTTATCATCTGATATGCGATGCTTTAAATAAAGATGCAATAAAGAAACTAAAAAGTATAAAATTCAGGGAAAACAAGCCCTTTGCCGTTATAGTCAAAAACATTGAAACGGTTGAGAAACATTGCTTTGTGTCAGAAAAAGAGAAAAAGCTTCTAAAAAGCCAAGTAAAACCAATTGCTTTACTAAAAAAGAAAGAGTCAAATTTTCTAAAAGACGCAACACTGAACAGCCCTTATCTTGGCGTTATGCTACCCTATGCACCCATTCACATTCTTCTGTTTTACTTCTCAAACATTGAGTTTTTAGTAGCAACAAGCGCAAACTTAACAGACAAACCACTAATATACGAAGATAAGGATGCTCTAAATTTCAAAAGAGCTGATTACATTCTAACCAACAACAGAAGAATTGTAAGACCTATTGAAGACTCAATAGTCATGGTAAATTCCAACAAAACGCTCATATTTAGACTTGCTCGTGGATATGCACCAGTGTATTTAAACCTAAAAACAAAACCCAACATACTGGCAGTTGGTGCCGATTTAAAAAACAATATAGCAATAAGCCTTCAAGATAAGATTATCCTTTCTCAATACATTGGCAACTTAGAAGAGTTCGAAAATTACGAAAGATTCAAAAAAAATGTTAAAGATTTCGTAAATTTTTTTAACTTTAAACCAGATATTGTCGCAAGCGACAAACACCCTGATTACCTATCGAGTAACTATGCAGATGAGAATTTTAAAAATGTGATAAAAATACAACATCACAAAGCCCACTTTGCAAGTGTTCTATTCGAAAACAAAACGGAAGAACCGGCAATTGGAGTTATTTTAGACGGCACTGGCTTTGGTGATGACGGCTATATCTGGGGCGGTGAGTTTTTCATCAAAGACAAAAAAATAGAAAGGGTTGGACATATCTCATACATGCCATTTGCATTTGGCGACAAAGCAATAAAAGAGCCTTACAGACTCGCTATGCTTCTGCTTTTTAATCTCTTCGGTGAAAAGGCCTTTGAACATAGATTATTTGATAAACATAAAGAGTTTGCAAAGTTCATAAAACTTGCAAAACCAACAAAAACAAGCTCTGCAGGAAGACTATTCGATATCGTAAGCGCTTTAATTGGTATTTCAGAAACAAGCAGCTATGAAGCCGAAGCAGCCATAAACCTAACTTATGCAGCAATGCAATCAGATACAGAAGAGAGATTTGATTATAACATAAAAAATTTCGAGATAGATTTTTTACAGACAATTAGACAAATCGCTTTTGAAAAAAGGCCAAAACCTGAACTTGCCAAAATGTTCCACAATACATTTTGTAATGCTGTTGTTCAAAATACATTGAATATTGCAAAACAAACAGGTATAAAAACTATAGCATTAAGTGGTGGTGTGTTTCAGAATGAATTGGTTTTTAGAACGGTGTATAACGAATTACAAAAAGCCAGTTTAAAGGTTATAACAAACACAAAAGTGCCTGTAAATGATGGCGGCATAGCATTAGGACAGATATACATGATAAATAGGTATGTTAATGAATAA
- a CDS encoding nucleotidyltransferase domain-containing protein produces MNKKIETLTERIIEKLKPLNPQKIILFGSYAYGKPDKNSDIDLYIITNDEFIPSSLKENSKLYMKYSKALRELQKEIQIDLIVHTKKMHEKFLKLDSMFSRKIMREGKVIYEKRDNKRVAKGSV; encoded by the coding sequence ATGAATAAAAAGATAGAAACACTAACAGAAAGAATAATAGAAAAATTAAAACCACTTAACCCACAAAAAATCATACTTTTTGGTTCTTATGCTTATGGAAAACCTGACAAAAACAGCGACATAGATTTATACATAATAACAAACGATGAGTTTATTCCTTCCAGTTTAAAGGAAAACAGTAAACTATACATGAAATACTCAAAAGCTTTAAGGGAATTACAAAAAGAGATTCAGATAGATTTAATCGTCCATACAAAAAAGATGCATGAGAAATTCCTAAAATTAGACAGTATGTTTTCAAGAAAAATAATGAGAGAAGGCAAGGTTATCTATGAAAAAAGAGATAACAAGAGAGTGGCTAAAGGCAGCGTGTGA
- a CDS encoding HEPN domain-containing protein has protein sequence MKKEITREWLKAACDDLLTIKEIINKEYLTNIVAFHSQQAIEKSFKAILEDNEIEIPKVHSLIYLYEKVKAYIKINDEEILEQLNSLYISSRYPADFGLLPYGKPTIEDAEKFFHFAIQIFKLTCKQLKVDENKIHFQGGCI, from the coding sequence ATGAAAAAAGAGATAACAAGAGAGTGGCTAAAGGCAGCGTGTGATGACTTGCTCACGATAAAGGAAATAATAAATAAAGAGTATCTAACAAACATTGTTGCTTTTCACTCTCAACAAGCAATAGAAAAATCCTTCAAGGCCATTTTAGAAGATAATGAAATAGAAATACCAAAGGTTCATAGCCTGATTTATTTATACGAAAAAGTAAAGGCATACATAAAGATAAATGATGAAGAAATTTTGGAGCAACTAAACAGTTTATATATAAGTTCAAGATACCCTGCCGACTTTGGCCTTTTACCTTACGGAAAACCCACAATTGAAGACGCAGAAAAATTTTTTCACTTTGCAATACAAATATTCAAACTAACATGCAAACAACTAAAAGTGGATGAAAACAAAATACACTTTCAGGGAGGTTGTATATGA